In Solanum lycopersicum chromosome 5, SLM_r2.1, the following are encoded in one genomic region:
- the LOC109120252 gene encoding F-box/FBD/LRR-repeat protein At1g13570-like produces MSINAPKLRSFVFHGDIQLIHLENVPVLSNVLYVPRELVLQGEDDFVNIFSSIPALECFSWDFFEVDKGSTKVIPTRLPSALNCLKRLFMSWITLGEFFELSFALCIIRSSPNLEEIESKECILSDGDYFESVPQEVVDEIPASFSDITFHHLRTVMFYDIQLEEVEMQLIKVLLAKSPALVKMVIKPRQMETNKSLNVLAEITKFQQASSKVEIVYLAD; encoded by the exons ATGAGTATTAATGCTCCGAAGCTAAGGTCATTTGTCTTTCATGGCGATATACAATTGATACATCTTGAAAATGTCCCTGTTCTTTCCAATGTTCTGTATGTGCCTAGAGAATTAGTTCTACAGGGCGAAGAtgattttgtcaatattttttcgTCTATCCCTGCTCTCGAGTGTTTCAGCTGGGATTTTTTTGAG GTCGATAAAGGATCAACTAAAGTTATACCAACAAGGCTTCCATCAGCCCTTAACTGTCTGAAACGCCTATTCATGTCTTGGATTACTCTTGGAGAGTTTTTTGAGCTTTCGTTTGCTCTTTGCATAATACGAAGCTCtccaaatttggaagaaattgaAAGCAAG gaATGTATCCTTAGTGATGGAGATTATTTCGAATCTGTGCCCCAGGAGGTTGTCGATGAGATTCCTGCAAGCTTTTCGGATATCACATTTCATCATCTGAGGACAGTTATGTTTTATGATATACAATTAGAAGAGGTTGAAATGCAGCTTATCAAGGTTTTATTGGCAAAGTCTCCAGCACTGGTGAAAATGGTAATCAAGCCTCGTCAAATGGAAACTAACAAATCTCTCAACGTACTCGCGGAGATAACAAAGTTTCAACAGGCATCATCTAAAGTAGAAATTGTTTATCTTGCTGATTAG